In Hyphomicrobium denitrificans ATCC 51888, the DNA window CAAAATCGTCTCGGATGCACATTGTCGTGACTATAAAGAAAAAAAGTTTCTTTGCAATTGACTCGCCTGCCGGCTGAAGATATTTTTTGCTGGTCGGGTACTCCCTTCTTCATTCCCGTACCCGATGTCCACGAACGGGTCGGCGCCCTCTGGGCGTCGGCCTTGTTTTTTTCCGGCGAAACGGAATCAGATCGCGCGGGTCTACGTGTTGCGCGCAGACGTTTTTTCCTCAGAGCGATCTCACTGCAGCTGCCGCCGCTGAACGGCGCTCAGGTTTGTGCTCGCAAGTTCTTCAAGCGAATCCGGCCCTACCTTCTTCGCTGCTCGGACGTGCAACGGATGGACTCGGCTGAGCTTTGCGCGTCTAATCACCAAGCTTGAGGGGAGTTCTGCATCCGGGGGGGCAACCGGAAGGACGGTTCCCATGTCAGCAAATCTGATCGCCAGTATCACCCAAGCTCTCAGCGCCAACATCGTTACACGCATCGCTTCGGGGCTAGGGCTCGACAGGTCACAAGCAGAAAAAGCTTTGCAGGCTGGTATTCCCGGCCTTCTCGCCGCTCTGGTGTCCTTGATTTCCAGGCCGGGTGGCGCATCGGCTCTCAACAGCGCGATCGCGCAGCAGCCGCCGGGTCTGCTTTCGAACCTGGGAAACGTGATTGGCAGTCCGACGCAGAATAATGTGGTTGAAGGCGGCGCGAGCCTGCTGAATTCGCTTCTTGGCGGTTCGACGTCATCGGCGCTTGCCAATGCCGTCAGCCAATACGTCGGCGTCGGCGGTGGCATCTCGAAAAGTCTGATGGGTTTGCTTGCGCCTGTCGTGTTGAGCGTGCTCGGTCAAGAGCAACGCGCGAGAGGGCTCGATGCCGATGGTCTCGCCGACCTCGTCGAGTCTCAAAAGGACAGCATTGCGCGGGCTATCCCTTCAGGCTTTTCGAAATATCTCCAAGGTACGGGTATTCTCGACGGCGTGATGGGTGATGAGCGCGCCGCCACAGCGGCGGACCCCGCCTCGCGGCCGCAATACACGACGCCGACGGAGAGATACAGCGATCAGTCGCGCGAAGCGTCGTCGCCGTGGCGCTGGGCACTTCCGGCGCTTGCAGTGCTGGCATTGCTCGGCATCGCCTGGAGCCTGCGGACAGGCTCGGGTCCGGACGTGACTGCAGTCGCGCCGCCGCCGGCGACGGAAACTCCCGCACGGACAGAGGCCAATTCGAACTCGCCGTCGAACACCGGGACGAGCACGGGTGCTGCGGGCACGGACATCATGCCGACGCCATTCCAGGCGCTCGACAGTATTCGCGGAGTCAAGGTCGGAGATACGGACTTCGGTGCGCAGATCGCAAACGCAGTCGACGGTATGCGTTCGTCGCTTTCGAGCATCAAAG includes these proteins:
- a CDS encoding DUF937 domain-containing protein, giving the protein MSANLIASITQALSANIVTRIASGLGLDRSQAEKALQAGIPGLLAALVSLISRPGGASALNSAIAQQPPGLLSNLGNVIGSPTQNNVVEGGASLLNSLLGGSTSSALANAVSQYVGVGGGISKSLMGLLAPVVLSVLGQEQRARGLDADGLADLVESQKDSIARAIPSGFSKYLQGTGILDGVMGDERAATAADPASRPQYTTPTERYSDQSREASSPWRWALPALAVLALLGIAWSLRTGSGPDVTAVAPPPATETPARTEANSNSPSNTGTSTGAAGTDIMPTPFQALDSIRGVKVGDTDFGAQIANAVDGMRSSLSSIKDEASAQAVAQPLAKSADEFSRLKKMLDQLSPDVRKTVVNAIAATRPMLDQMFDKALAIPGVSALIKPTVDSVRAEFDTLSAA